A single window of Rhodohalobacter sp. 614A DNA harbors:
- a CDS encoding permease, with product MEFINLYGESAKTALGFFWKSGWAFVLGYFVSGMIQAFVPKGKLTQHMGEADIKSISLSTFFGAASSSCSFAALAAARALIKKGAHFIAGVAFMFASTNLVIELGILILIFLGWQFLAAEIVGGLILIAISSVLIKLTYPKSWLEAARDKVESEGDDLEEDFDWKKRIKSKEGWRLVGHKFVNDWKMAWEDILIGFTIAGFVAVLVPESFWTTLFLVGAEGVPGWLVAIENAMIAPFVAALTFIGSMGNIPLATVLNSNGVLFAGIMGFIYSDLMVPPLVHINAKYYGWRVALYIAGVMFVSIVFTALILNGLFTLLDIVPESRRTVSNITQFKIDYTFWMNLVFVWIAGWLIWQNKAYLKNHSMKMMEMEGGGKIKKVAVTIFIIINVLGLAAFAYTQLLS from the coding sequence GTTTCCGGTATGATCCAGGCTTTTGTACCAAAAGGCAAACTCACACAACACATGGGCGAGGCTGATATCAAAAGCATTTCACTGTCTACTTTTTTTGGCGCAGCCTCTTCTTCTTGTTCTTTTGCAGCTTTGGCAGCAGCCCGCGCACTTATCAAAAAAGGAGCTCATTTCATTGCCGGGGTGGCTTTCATGTTTGCATCCACGAACCTGGTCATTGAACTGGGAATCCTGATTCTCATCTTTTTGGGATGGCAGTTTCTGGCGGCCGAAATCGTAGGCGGCCTGATCCTGATAGCCATCAGTTCGGTTCTCATCAAATTAACCTATCCAAAAAGCTGGCTTGAAGCAGCCCGGGATAAGGTAGAGAGCGAGGGAGATGATCTGGAAGAAGATTTCGACTGGAAAAAGCGGATCAAGAGCAAAGAGGGATGGCGGCTGGTTGGCCATAAGTTCGTAAACGACTGGAAGATGGCCTGGGAAGATATTTTGATCGGATTCACCATCGCCGGGTTCGTGGCTGTTCTTGTGCCAGAATCGTTCTGGACCACCCTGTTTCTCGTTGGCGCAGAAGGTGTTCCGGGCTGGCTTGTCGCCATCGAAAATGCCATGATTGCTCCATTCGTGGCCGCGCTGACGTTTATCGGGTCGATGGGAAACATTCCTCTTGCCACCGTCCTAAACAGCAACGGTGTTCTTTTTGCCGGAATCATGGGATTTATCTACTCCGACCTGATGGTACCGCCGCTGGTTCACATCAACGCTAAATACTACGGCTGGAGAGTGGCTCTCTATATCGCCGGCGTAATGTTCGTGAGCATTGTTTTTACAGCACTGATTCTTAACGGCCTTTTCACTCTGCTTGATATTGTACCTGAAAGCCGCCGCACCGTATCAAATATTACCCAGTTCAAGATCGATTACACCTTCTGGATGAACCTGGTCTTCGTCTGGATTGCCGGCTGGCTGATCTGGCAGAACAAAGCCTATCTCAAAAATCACAGCATGAAGATGATGGAGATGGAGGGTGGCGGTAAAATCAAAAAAGTAGCTGTTACGATCTTCATCATCATCAATGTGCTCGGCCTGGCGGCATTCGCTTACACACAACTCTTATCCTAA